Within the Clostridium scatologenes genome, the region AGAGCGTACCTTAAAGATGTTCAAAAACTTTCAAGCAGGCTTATTAAAGGAGCAGCACTTGATGGAAGAATAAGTGTAAATAATAATAGAGTTAAGTTAAACTATATTATTAAACTTGATGATGAAATAGCCTTTGATGTAGAGAAAAAGGAAAGTCAAAATATAGAACCAGAAAAAATAGATATAGATGTAGTTTATGAGGATAGTGATCTTATAGTAGTAAATAAACAGCCAGGTATAGTGGTTCATCCTACAAAGAGCTATCCAAATGGCACTTTAGCTAATGGACTTTTATATTATTTTAAAGAAAAAGGGGAACAATGTATAGTAAGATTAGTCAGCAGATTGGATATGGATACTTCAGGTCTTATTATAATAGCAAAAAATCAATTTGCACATATGAGTCTGGCTAGAGATATGCATAAGGAAGATTTTGAAAAAAGTTATTTGGCTGTAGTACATGGTAATTTGAAAGAAAAGGAAGGAATAATAAATCTTCCCATATATAGAACTGATGATGGAAGTATAAGAAGGGTTGTTGATGAAAGAGGACAGGAAAGTATAACCTGTTATAGTGTTCAGGAAAGTTTTAATAAGGGGGATTTAATTAAGCTTACTTTAAAGACTGGAAGAACACATCAAATAAGGGTTCATATGACACATATCGGACATCCGTTATATGGTGATACTCTATACGGACAAATTGAAGATAAGGAATATATAGAAAGACAGGCTTTACACGCATATAGACTAGTATTTCCACACCCTAGAACTAGGGAAATGTTAGAATTGGAAATAGGACTTCCAAAAGATTTACAAGAGTTAATAGAGAAGATAAAAAATTGATGACCTTATATATAAAGTCATCAATTTTTTTATTCCTTATTAAATAACTTATTAAATAATTTATATTTTTTAAACATGAAAATTGCACCGCCGATTACTATCAGTACGCCGGGAATTAAATATTCCATTTTTACATTCATGCTTTTAAATGGGCTTGATTGAAGTACTTGTTTTAATTCATGGCTAGTACCACTTGTAAGCTTTAAAGTACCCAGGTTCTCATTGTTTTTAACTACAGTTCCTTCTGCAATTGTATCTCCTGTTTTGAAAAATTTAACACTTAAATTTTCATCCTTAAGAACAAATTTTGGTGCAGGAGAAGTATCTTCTTTTAATTTAACGTAGTAAAAATTTGAAGCTGCTAAAAGAGGTACTGTTACGCCATTATTATTATATTTAGTAACAAGATCTCCTTTTTTATATAATAGTACAGTTTCAAAAGTACTAAAACCATAATTAAACAAATTAACTGCGTCTGGGAAGAATGTCTTATTTTTATCATGTACTAAGGCTACTATAAGTTTTTGGCCATTTCTTGTAGCATATGATACATAAGAATGTTCTGATTGAGTAGTATAACCAGTTTTACCACCTTGGCATCCATCATAATAAAGTTGTGAAGATTTTTGTATTAGCTTATTTTCATTCCATAAAGGTCTTTTCACAGCAGATTTGTTTGTTGGGGGTATCTCATAGAAGCTAGTACTAGCAATTTGTGTATATTCGGGTTTATTAGATAATTCTCTCATTATAAGAGCTAAATCTTTTGCAGAGGTCTTATGTTTTTCATTATATAATCCACTAGGATTAACGAAATTTGAATTTTTACAGCCTAATTCTAAAGCTTTTTTATTCATTAATACTGCAAAGTTATCTATTGATCCGCCTACATGTTCTGCTAGTGCTTCTGCACAATCGTTTCCGGATTGAAGCATCAAACCATATAATAGATCTCTAACTTTTAATTGTTCACCTTCAAACAAATATATTTTACTTCCATCCACTAAAGGTGGATTTTTT harbors:
- a CDS encoding RluA family pseudouridine synthase: MEKNKLIFRVKGNEEGMKLRAYLKDVQKLSSRLIKGAALDGRISVNNNRVKLNYIIKLDDEIAFDVEKKESQNIEPEKIDIDVVYEDSDLIVVNKQPGIVVHPTKSYPNGTLANGLLYYFKEKGEQCIVRLVSRLDMDTSGLIIIAKNQFAHMSLARDMHKEDFEKSYLAVVHGNLKEKEGIINLPIYRTDDGSIRRVVDERGQESITCYSVQESFNKGDLIKLTLKTGRTHQIRVHMTHIGHPLYGDTLYGQIEDKEYIERQALHAYRLVFPHPRTREMLELEIGLPKDLQELIEKIKN
- a CDS encoding D-alanyl-D-alanine carboxypeptidase family protein, with the translated sequence MKKLLIFMMSFVFLLSSAPLKAQAKADPPTVSADSVVLMDAITGYVLYGKNEDSAYPPASTTKLMTALLTLEKCKLDDVVTVGKNPPLVDGSKIYLFEGEQLKVRDLLYGLMLQSGNDCAEALAEHVGGSIDNFAVLMNKKALELGCKNSNFVNPSGLYNEKHKTSAKDLALIMRELSNKPEYTQIASTSFYEIPPTNKSAVKRPLWNENKLIQKSSQLYYDGCQGGKTGYTTQSEHSYVSYATRNGQKLIVALVHDKNKTFFPDAVNLFNYGFSTFETVLLYKKGDLVTKYNNNGVTVPLLAASNFYYVKLKEDTSPAPKFVLKDENLSVKFFKTGDTIAEGTVVKNNENLGTLKLTSGTSHELKQVLQSSPFKSMNVKMEYLIPGVLIVIGGAIFMFKKYKLFNKLFNKE